gcTCTTATTGTTTTTTCTTATTGCTATACtccttgttttgtttctctcgTCATTTTTACAGGGATAAGAACGCAAAAAGTTTGAGTCGGCGTTGACGTTTAATGAAACGATCGTGGTACCTCGCGGACACGTGGGCGGAAATGGGAATTTGGGAGAGGCAAACTCATTCGGGACGGGATtagctgggctgggcttggcTCTGGCGGATTAAACAGACGGGCCCCTCGGCTGAGGGATGCGATGGAAAGAGGTGTGTTGGAATTTTGTTTAGCGAtggctttttcctttttgtggTTATTTTGTGTGTTTGTTCCTCGAGCTACGAGAAGCACGAATAGTTTGTACTTTGGAGCATGAATAATGTGACTGGTGGTCCTGTTTGGACAGGCTGTGAgactttttcctttcctttcctttttcttttttgctatTTATTTTGTGTGAAGTTTGTCTTATGGCGATTTGTGTttattgttttcttttgtttcattgAGCAAAGCGTCTGGATTAGAATGAGACCAATCAGATATAATTCCTGTTTATCAAATGCAATCGCAAAGCTTGATTCCTCTTTGCTAACCAGAAGCGATATTTACTTGAATATTCGTCGAAGAGAGCATCCATAATGTGCGTCGTCTTCACCATGTCGTGACATGGGTATCGAGACTATCATTAATACTGCAGCTGGTCAGTGGTAACCCAAATAGACGTAGTTTCAAAGTTCTCAGAGCGTGTCTCATCTTTCACTTACAAGGTGCTTTTCTTaattctctcttctttggcatgaCCCCCAATTGAAAACTAGGATGAGATAGggtggaaaagaaagagaaggtCTATAAGCTCGTATCTGAAAAGAACTGTCTCCATTGTCTGGAATCGGACGATTGGATGTATTGGTCGAGAGAGCTCTAAAGCCAACCGTCAACACAAAAGGTAAGATGGGGGAAgtcaaacaaaagaaaaggggggagggggctGACATACCCAATCGAAAGTGTCAATATTGGAAAACATTTCCTCGAAACTGGGCATAGCAACGCTCATATCATTCCCAAACAGCGTGTCATCTCCGTCGTTACCGCCTACAGGCATAATTTGATGCATCGAGTTGTCTGACATTGTAGGAACGCTATCATAGCtctgcaaaagagaagagctgggcGTGCTCATCATGGGCCCGGAGTttgtggaggaggtggtggtggtgctagGGGAGTCGATGCGGGTGAGGATGGCGTGGAGGACTCTGGAGGCGTGGAGAGCGTCGGCggaggtgctgctgcgggCGGACCAGATGGAGTAGGCTGTGCGGAGGGTGGTTATGCGTTTGAGCCTTTCTtctgagctggagaaggtgtcaatatatatgtgtgtgtgtacgTTGGCATTTTCAGGGAGTCGAGATTCACTTACTCTATGTCTGTGGACTCGCTGAGATCTAGGCAGATGATCATTGCCGCGAGCAGGAAATGGTGAAGCGTCAGATTGGAAACCATGAATCTATCCTCGTACATCCTCCCCCCTGAACCAGTCTCTATATCAAGCTCCGCCTGCATCTCGAGTATCATGAGCGCAGACTCCCTGCAGACCTGCCTCGAGGCATTATACTCGGTATCATGCTTGTGCGTTGTAAGATAAGGCCGATGCAGAATACACAAGCTCTTGAGGTACATGAGCTCGAGCATCAGCCGGTGCATTATGGTATAGTTGGCATCGGTGAAGGCCGTGTTGCGAATGGTGCGGATCCGTAGACACGCCGGCACAGACTCGTGCCACTCTCGCAATTCCCGGTCGAGAGCAATCGTCTCGGAGTAAACAGCCGGAGCTACGGCAAGGACATGGCGTACAACGCGACGCATGACGTAGCAGAGCTTGGACTTTGTGATGTAGGCGAGGATAGGGAGAGGGTCCGTAGGAGGACGAGGCTCCGGCAAGGAGACGCAATCTTCGTCGAAGTCGTCGTCAGTGAGATTTGTAGGGTAGCCGACATCGCAGGTTTCCTGCGTGATGATGGGCGGCATGCCGTTTTGAAAGGAGAACAACAGATCTGAGGATTGGATCAGGAACCAGGACCTGCGCCGCATCTCGGCCTCGAACGGCGTCATGGCTTTACCGCCGGGCATCTTGGCCGGATCACGATGGTAGCCCTGCTTCTGCGCAAGTCGGGCGACCATGCCGTACACTGACCACAGTGAGGAGTCCGAGTCCATCTTCTGGACGTTGCGCGAGTGGGCGTGCATCAGGAGGGCCTCGACGGAGAAGCGCTTGCCCTTGAGGTACTGGCCGGCTATGAGGCACTGCgcggccttggccatgtAGAAGCGCGAGTCTGGCGCTGAAGACGACGGCGAAGAAAAGGTGTCTGTTGGTTCTTTGGTGTTGGCAATCATTGTGCCGATGCTGAGGATGGAGAACATGATGCTGATCCAGAGGAAGCCCGCCGACGAGGGATCCGTCCAGAAGGCATCGTAGCGGCGCTTAAACTGGTGCGTGTGGACGATGCACACGGCTGTGAACTTTGCCTTGAAGTAGGTCATGATGAGCTTATCTGCGTCCTGCCGCGACGGCAAGCTCTCCATGACCTCCTTGATCGTGATGGGCGGCACGTCTCCCAGCAGAACCTCCGGCTCGGCCGCCTCCTCCGGCGACCCCCCGGACTCCTGATCGGCCACCAGAATGTCCTGGATATCGCGAATACTCTCGACCAACGCCGTCCACGACGTTGCCCCGTGGTAGCTCGTCTCCGGCTGTTCGTCCTTGTCACTTCCCGAGCGCCGTCTCTCACCATCTGCCTTTTTCTCCGCCAGCCCTCTCACCATCTGCTCCAGCTGGCTGAGCTTCATCTGAACATctctcctgctgctcttATCATACACCGACGACGATGCGGTTGAGCCGTACGAGCAGGcctcgctgccgccgcgCTTCTCGCAGGCGCCGCATGGGTGCTGGCGGTCGCATCGGGACTTGCGGCGCTGGCAGGCCGTGCAGGAGACGGTTTGGCGGCAGCGCTTGACGCGGTGGGCGTCTGAGGCGCGAAAGACGGAGGTGAATTGCGAGATGCTGGGGTCGGGCATCAAGGGCTGTGAGGGTTTGAAACCTGTTGAATTGGGTGATTTGTTTGAGATGCTGATTGCatgaggctgatgatgatgcctcgGCTATGGTGTTGCAAATGACCTCAAAGATATTAAAATGTTGTGTTCGACTTTTCTCTGATTCTCTAATTGAAAATTAttgagaggaaaaaagaagagcgaTTTAGCTCgtttgaagatgagaatctTTCATCGCTAAGACTTGGCGACTCGGCCATCAGTGAGATGGAGGATATAATAAGTCTGAGTAAGTCCTAAATCCGAAACTTTGGAACGATGGGCTTTGATCGGTCTTTCGCTCTTTAACTCCCTATAAATGTGGCGACATTCCACTGGCAACTGATATTACATCtataagaaagaaaaaaaattctaaAAAAAAGATAAGTCTTGAATCTTGTTTCTATTCAATAGATGAGAGTGCTCTATTCTATCTGTTCATAGCCGCCAATGCCAGAGACGTGCTATATAGCCCCCCCTCTCTACTCCATGGTATCATATCATTTCGCCGTTATatagtaaaagaagaaaagaatccCAAGTAGCGCCGAGATAATATGCCAAAGTGTACAAATCCACGCCGCGTTATTCATACAGATCCTCGCCCGCGATCTTTTGTCTATTCACGTCGATGATgccttccatcatctccagtgCCCGTCCCTGGTTCTTCAGCTTCCCAAACGCCTTGAAAGTAAATAGATCAGGCTTGAAGCCTGCCGCCTCCATATCCTGCAAGGTAGACACTGTCTTGTTGATGTTCTGCATTGCTGCATACCCTTTCGTAAGAGTGTTCCACGTCACAAGGTTTGGCTCAACGCCTTGCTCCTTCATAACATGAATCACTTGCTCTGCCAAAATCCGATCGCCACTGTTGAATAGACCGCGTACAAGGATACTGAATGTACACAGGCCGGGGGGTGGATGGACTGGAGCTGCGGCGCTTCTCTCCGTGCTCTCTGTCGCATTTCTTTGTAAGTGGTCTTTCAGCATGTCTCCAAAAACCTGTAGCGCAGGCCGTGATAACCCTCGTCTTtccgtcatggccatgatgatggtatCATGAATCAGGCTGCCCTGGTCTTTGATCAGCTGGGTGGCGAAGCCGTCTTTTCCGCCTTGCTCTTCTAGACGAGCCTTGAAGAATGCATAAAAAGCCATAAGATCATATGGGTTCTGCAGTGTTTTGACGTAGGCTCTCAGCATGATGGCTATCGTCGTTGTATTAGGCTGCAGCTTCGGCTGGTTGCTTGGTGCGGAGAAGGACTTCTCAGTGAGAGGAACAATAGTTTCCAGAAAATCCCACGTGCGCAGGTCACTGCTGTCAAACTTCTCCCCGTCGTTGCCCGTTGTCTGTGTTAGCATCAGGGGTAAGGAGTCGGGCAGCCACCACTGCAGTGGTTCCAACTCAAACTTTTTTGCATATGCTCGTAGCATAGGACCAAATAGGGGATAGACCCAAGGTACAGCGAATCGCTTCACGCGGGATTCCATCTCTGCAAAATAAAACACGGCATGGAGGGCATTGTTAAGCACATCCACATAAGGCGCATTAGCCGCTTTCGCAACATCAAGACTCTTCGCCACGTTTTCCACTCTGAGGCTCCCCTTGGCACCTCTAAAAATGGTGGACCAAGCCTTGGTGTCTAGCTGGACGCCAGACTCGGAAAATAACAATGCCAGCCGTATAgcctcttcaacttctccctGTTGGCATAAAGAGTCGAGAAAGGCAGTTGCATTGATGACATTGGGTACGAAACCCCTGTCCATGAAATATTCCAGAGTATCCTTGGCCGAGAAGGATGAGTTGCTCTCTGACGAACTACCATGGGCTATTCGGCAATGTAGCAGCGTAGTAATCGCGCTCGAGGGACTGGGCGCATTGAGATCTATCCCGCTGTCGGCGAGCCCCTTGAGAATCGCAAACGCCGTCTCTTTATGTGCCATGTCGCTGGCCAATTTGCCTGCAAACTGTAGCAGCGTGTTTGGGTGCAGCTTAATGTTGGCCCTCTGCAGCATGCTATACAGTTCGTTTGCTTGTTCACTTGGTAGTTTGCGTGCAAAGAGACCGGCTGTCCGCTGCCCAAGGGGCACATGTCCCGTAGGCGCATCCTCTAGAATTTTCGCCACCAATTCCAGCACTTCTTCCGCTCTGAGGGTTCGCTCACGCACATTTTTTATGGTGCTTAGGCGCAGACGCTGTGCAACAAAGAGGAGCACGTCGTTAATGGCATACCCCGGTGGCAAGGGATCCAACGTGGCTTCCAACACCATGTGTGCCTTGTCGGGGCAACGATCCAGCGTCGAAAGCATAACCAAAGGCCACTGTTTGCGGCGGTCTTCAATCTCGAGAGCTTTCCAAGCCTGATGCATGTTACGAACACCATTGAGCTCAAAGAGCCACTTTGCATTATcgcgccatggccatggcaacTTTGGGTCTTCCGGCTTATCTGGTCTGGAAACTTTGAAAAATTTGGTCTTCCAAGATCTAAAGTCTTTTCGGGCAGATTGCCGTTGAGATTCaggatgtcgatgtcgaaGGTAGCCCCATTGCGAATGCATCTCTCGCAGGTTCTTTAATTCTCGAGAAGTTTCTCGTGACGGCTCATCTAGTTTCGAAGCTGCCTCGTCCACAGCTGAGAATCGGTTGGTAGGTTGCGCTTTGCGCGCAGGGGAGCGATACAGCCTGTTGTATGTGATCGTATAACGCCTCTTTCTGATAAAGGAAGGTTGTTTCGGAGAATATGACTTGGTCTTCAATTTTCTTCTGGAATGATTATGATTATTCGAGGGCAGTTGCTGTTCATGTCGGCCGTTTCTATTTGATCTGGCGACATGGTGTCTCAAGCGAGGCTCGTCTAGGTTGTCATGGCCGTTTCCTTCATCGGCGGCCACCGTGGGGTCGATGGATTCTTGCGGACTGAGAGACGAATTAAGATATTGCGTCTTCCGAGGTGAAATGCTATTTTCAAAAGACGGGACATATTTCTGCGGTGTATTCTGTGCTACAGAGCTGAGCGGCCGTAACAGAGGTCGGACGGCGAAGTGAATCCTCGGCCGAAGAACAACGGCCGCATATACCGTCGAGCACCTGCTTTTTAGGCGGCCGGCGCGGGCCATGAGTGCCGCTGGCATTGTAATGGAACAGTGGCCGAAACACGGCCAGCAGTCTGCATGGTGCACTGCTGCGAGTCTCGAATTTTGCCGGTTGATGGTCTCAGCAGTAGTTGGTTGAAGTTGAGGTTGAAATTGAGGTTGTCGCAAGGAATTATTTTAGCAGCGGTTGTTGGAAAATGTCCTCGGCCGCTAAAACTCTCGGAGAACAAGCGGCCCTGGCAGGCTTACCGGAGTAGAGCAGGTACCTCCACTGTGTTAACCGTGCCCCACCAAGCTTGAATTCGCTTTTCCATCCGCATCGCGAAGTCTCTGAATTGAAATCGAAATCGACACAACTGCGCGTTACCACCAGAGCGCTGCAAGATGAATTCCCACAACAGCCTCAGCGCCGCTTCAGACGAGCGAAAAGCGCGTCTAGCGAAGCTCAAAAATCTCAAACGAAAACAGCCCATTGACGAAGTCGCCACTCCAGAAGGCGACAGAGACGCATCACCACCTGAAGCGCCTGACGTTGCGAAGCTTCACCTTTCCGGCCGCAACTATGACCCAGAGACAAGAGGCCCCAAGCTCGGATTCGACGCGCCGCCGACGCTCGCCCAAGAAAAACCTACGTTGGAGGAGCAGGCTGCAGAGGTGGAGGCCGAGGTCAGGGAGCAAGCTGCGGAGGAGGCGCGAGACGACAAGGGCCTGGATCTGTTCAAACTGCAACCGAAGAAGCCGAATTGGGATTTGAAACGGAATCTGGGCAAGAAATTAGAGGTGTTGAATGTGCGGACGGATAACGCAATCGCCAAGTTGGTTCGAGAACGAGTTTTGGGCGCTCAAAAGGCTGCCCAGAAGACGGCGGACGCAGGCAACGGCAACCTGGATGGAGACGCTGCTGGCGTTGACGGCATCGCTCTTGTAGAAGGGCTCAGGGTTCgtgaacaagaagagcaagaagaagaacagagagaacgcgaggaagaggaagcattGGGTCTGTGAAGGAGGTTGGAATTTGGAGGTACTGTATGTAATTACTTTTATGTTTGCTACTACTATCGCATGGGCCggagtttttgtttttttggaCATTACGGCTAATATTTACATTCGGCCAAATTAAGATACCCAATCATCTTCCACCCATATTCATCGACTGAGTCAGTGCTAATCGCTTGCTAAAGGGGCTGAGACTTCGCTCTCGGGGTGCCTCTCTGGGCGGTGCTCTTCCTTGCCCTCCACCACGCCCGCCGCGACGGCCGCCACGTTGGGggccgtcttcatctcgccTTCGATACGGCCGATCATCTGGCTGTGGTGATCTCGATCGTGAATCTGACCAGCTTCGCCGCCTGCCGTGGCGTCGCCCGGGCTCCTGGTCACGCTGGCGCTGCCGAGGGGGTGAAACATCGTCTTCCCGGCCATGAGTGGGCTGTCCCCGGCGACC
This genomic stretch from Trichoderma breve strain T069 chromosome 1, whole genome shotgun sequence harbors:
- a CDS encoding fungal specific transcription factor domain-containing protein, with translation MPDPSISQFTSVFRASDAHRVKRCRQTVSCTACQRRKSRCDRQHPCGACEKRGGSEACSYGSTASSSVYDKSSRRDVQMKLSQLEQMVRGLAEKKADGERRRSGSDKDEQPETSYHGATSWTALVESIRDIQDILVADQESGGSPEEAAEPEVLLGDVPPITIKEVMESLPSRQDADKLIMTYFKAKFTAVCIVHTHQFKRRYDAFWTDPSSAGFLWISIMFSILSIGTMIANTKEPTDTFSSPSSSAPDSRFYMAKAAQCLIAGQYLKGKRFSVEALLMHAHSRNVQKMDSDSSLWSVYGMVARLAQKQGYHRDPAKMPGGKAMTPFEAEMRRRSWFLIQSSDLLFSFQNGMPPIITQETCDVGYPTNLTDDDFDEDCVSLPEPRPPTDPLPILAYITKSKLCYVMRRVVRHVLAVAPAVYSETIALDRELREWHESVPACLRIRTIRNTAFTDANYTIMHRLMLELMYLKSLCILHRPYLTTHKHDTEYNASRQVCRESALMILEMQAELDIETGSGGRMYEDRFMVSNLTLHHFLLAAMIICLDLSESTDIDSEERLKRITTLRTAYSIWSARSSTSADALHASRVLHAILTRIDSPSTTTTSSTNSGPMMSTPSSSLLQSYDSVPTMSDNSMHQIMPVGGNDGDDTLFGNDMSVAMPSFEEMFSNIDTFDWSSLDQYIQSSDSRQWRQFFSDTSL
- a CDS encoding PPR repeat family domain-containing protein is translated as MPAALMARAGRLKSRCSTVYAAVVLRPRIHFAVRPLLRPLSSVAQNTPQKYVPSFENSISPRKTQYLNSSLSPQESIDPTVAADEGNGHDNLDEPRLRHHVARSNRNGRHEQQLPSNNHNHSRRKLKTKSYSPKQPSFIRKRRYTITYNRLYRSPARKAQPTNRFSAVDEAASKLDEPSRETSRELKNLREMHSQWGYLRHRHPESQRQSARKDFRSWKTKFFKVSRPDKPEDPKLPWPWRDNAKWLFELNGVRNMHQAWKALEIEDRRKQWPLVMLSTLDRCPDKAHMVLEATLDPLPPGYAINDVLLFVAQRLRLSTIKNVRERTLRAEEVLELVAKILEDAPTGHVPLGQRTAGLFARKLPSEQANELYSMLQRANIKLHPNTLLQFAGKLASDMAHKETAFAILKGLADSGIDLNAPSPSSAITTLLHCRIAHGSSSESNSSFSAKDTLEYFMDRGFVPNVINATAFLDSLCQQGEVEEAIRLALLFSESGVQLDTKAWSTIFRGAKGSLRVENVAKSLDVAKAANAPYVDVLNNALHAVFYFAEMESRVKRFAVPWVYPLFGPMLRAYAKKFELEPLQWWLPDSLPLMLTQTTGNDGEKFDSSDLRTWDFLETIVPLTEKSFSAPSNQPKLQPNTTTIAIMLRAYVKTLQNPYDLMAFYAFFKARLEEQGGKDGFATQLIKDQGSLIHDTIIMAMTERRGLSRPALQVFGDMLKDHLQRNATESTERSAAAPVHPPPGLCTFSILVRGLFNSGDRILAEQVIHVMKEQGVEPNLVTWNTLTKGYAAMQNINKTVSTLQDMEAAGFKPDLFTFKAFGKLKNQGRALEMMEGIIDVNRQKIAGEDLYE
- a CDS encoding cwf18 pre-mRNA splicing factor domain-containing protein; its protein translation is MNSHNSLSAASDERKARLAKLKNLKRKQPIDEVATPEGDRDASPPEAPDVAKLHLSGRNYDPETRGPKLGFDAPPTLAQEKPTLEEQAAEVEAEVREQAAEEARDDKGLDLFKLQPKKPNWDLKRNLGKKLEVLNVRTDNAIAKLVRERVLGAQKAAQKTADAGNGNLDGDAAGVDGIALVEGLRVREQEEQEEEQREREEEEALGL